In one Bacillota bacterium genomic region, the following are encoded:
- a CDS encoding glucose-1-phosphate thymidylyltransferase, whose amino-acid sequence MKGLILSGGKGTRLRPITYTGAKQLIPIANKPVLFYGIEAIRDAGITDVGIIVGDTREEIMQAVGDGSRWGIHVTYIHQPEPLGLAHAVKIAQGFLGEEPFVMYLGDNLVKEGITPFVREFEQMRPNAQILLAHVPNPQDFGVAVLDGKRVVRLIEKPRHPPTDLALVGVYMFDHHIFEAVNAIQPSARGELEITDAIQYLIDHGYQVRSHIISGWWKDTGNLDAILEANRILLEDIERDVRAEVDSRSRLHGRVCLGEGTRIINSVIRGPVIVGANCLIENAYIGPFTSIADGVQVVSSEVEHSVILEGCRILNIGSRMEDSLLGRNVTVCRDEGKPRAVRLMLGDNSQVNLL is encoded by the coding sequence GTGAAAGGACTGATACTGAGCGGCGGCAAAGGAACCCGCCTGCGCCCGATTACCTACACCGGCGCGAAGCAACTTATCCCGATTGCGAACAAGCCGGTGCTTTTCTACGGCATCGAAGCCATCCGCGACGCGGGTATCACCGACGTGGGCATCATCGTGGGCGACACCCGCGAAGAGATTATGCAGGCGGTGGGTGACGGTAGCCGGTGGGGTATCCACGTGACCTACATCCATCAGCCCGAGCCATTGGGGCTGGCGCATGCGGTCAAAATCGCTCAGGGATTTCTGGGCGAGGAGCCGTTCGTGATGTATCTGGGCGATAACCTCGTCAAAGAGGGCATCACCCCCTTTGTGCGCGAGTTCGAACAGATGCGCCCGAATGCACAGATCCTGCTGGCGCACGTGCCCAACCCGCAGGATTTCGGCGTGGCGGTGCTGGACGGTAAGCGCGTGGTGCGTCTCATCGAGAAACCCAGACATCCCCCCACTGACCTCGCGCTGGTAGGAGTATACATGTTTGACCACCACATCTTCGAGGCAGTGAACGCCATCCAGCCCTCCGCGCGTGGGGAACTGGAGATTACCGACGCCATCCAGTATCTCATCGACCACGGCTATCAGGTACGCTCGCACATCATCAGCGGCTGGTGGAAAGATACCGGCAACCTCGATGCCATTCTGGAAGCCAATCGCATCCTGCTGGAGGATATCGAACGCGATGTCCGCGCGGAAGTGGACAGCCGTTCACGCCTGCACGGGCGGGTGTGCCTCGGAGAGGGTACGCGCATCATCAACAGCGTCATTCGCGGACCTGTCATCGTCGGAGCCAATTGCCTGATTGAGAACGCGTATATCGGTCCGTTCACCTCCATCGCCGATGGCGTGCAGGTGGTCTCCAGCGAAGTGGAGCACAGTGTGATTCTGGAGGGTTGCCGCATCCTGAACATCGGCTCGCGCATGGAGGACAGCCTGCTAGGGCGCAATGTGACCGTCTGCCGCGATGAGGGCAAACCGCGCGCCGTGCGGCTGATGCTGGGAGATAACAGTCAGGTTAATCTGCTGTGA
- a CDS encoding formate--tetrahydrofolate ligase, which yields MPLPIRDVANLLGLLDEELILYGEYKAKIRLSAIERLSTRPQGKLVVVTAITPTPAGEGKTVTTLGLGDALRFIGEQAAVCIREPSLGPVFGVKGGGAGGGRAQAYPADDINLHFTGDIHAVTAAHNLLAAMVDAHIYHGNAAGFDAHGVWWNRVLDVPDRSLRRVITGLGGKSNGIPHETGFEITAASEIMAVLSLSTDLSNLRRRLGQVVVGVTRDGEPITAEAIGAAGAMTLLLKDALMPNLVQTLEGTPLLVHTGPFGNTATGCNSVLADRIALYTSDYAVTEAGFGSDLGFEKFCHIVSPVLGKSPDAAVLVATVRGLKVHSGHFKVVSGKPLPVELEHEDLDALEKGAENLQAHIRIVHRLGVPVIVAINRFPTDTDAEIELLRRLAIAAGAEGAAVSECFARGAEGGIALAEAVRDVCKQCNSRFQPLYSVDDSLQQKIETIATQVYGAQAVHYESGVRPQLKQFEKWGFRHLPICFAKTQFSLSHEPGLKGAPSGFTLPVSEVQLAAGAGFVRVLCGDITTMPGLPAEPAAKRMDVDPTGQVMGVSW from the coding sequence ATGCCGTTACCCATTCGCGACGTGGCGAATCTGTTGGGATTGCTCGATGAGGAGCTGATACTTTACGGAGAATACAAAGCAAAGATCCGCCTGAGTGCCATAGAGCGACTGTCAACGCGTCCGCAAGGAAAGCTCGTTGTGGTCACCGCCATTACTCCTACACCTGCTGGTGAAGGCAAAACAGTCACCACGCTGGGACTGGGCGATGCTCTGCGTTTTATTGGGGAGCAGGCTGCCGTGTGCATCCGTGAGCCCTCATTAGGACCGGTCTTCGGGGTGAAGGGAGGCGGTGCTGGTGGAGGGCGCGCACAGGCGTACCCGGCGGATGACATCAACCTGCATTTCACCGGCGATATACACGCGGTCACCGCAGCGCATAACCTGCTGGCGGCGATGGTGGATGCGCATATTTACCACGGCAACGCGGCAGGTTTCGATGCACATGGTGTGTGGTGGAATCGCGTGCTGGACGTGCCAGACCGTTCCCTGCGGCGGGTAATTACCGGTCTCGGAGGCAAGTCCAACGGGATACCGCATGAGACCGGTTTTGAAATCACTGCCGCCTCTGAAATCATGGCAGTTCTCTCTCTCAGCACAGACCTCAGCAACCTGCGTCGCCGGTTGGGGCAGGTAGTGGTGGGTGTGACACGCGACGGGGAGCCCATCACTGCAGAAGCCATTGGCGCCGCTGGCGCGATGACATTGTTGTTGAAAGATGCGCTGATGCCTAATCTGGTGCAAACGCTGGAGGGTACCCCCCTTCTGGTACACACCGGTCCTTTCGGCAACACGGCGACGGGTTGCAATTCAGTACTGGCTGATCGAATAGCTTTATACACATCGGATTATGCGGTGACAGAGGCAGGATTCGGTTCTGATTTGGGCTTTGAGAAGTTCTGCCATATTGTGTCACCCGTGCTGGGCAAATCACCCGACGCTGCGGTACTGGTAGCTACCGTGCGCGGTCTGAAAGTGCACAGCGGTCACTTCAAAGTGGTTTCTGGCAAGCCTTTACCGGTAGAGCTGGAGCACGAAGACCTGGACGCACTGGAAAAAGGCGCAGAAAACCTGCAAGCACACATCCGTATTGTGCACCGGTTGGGCGTTCCGGTGATAGTTGCGATTAACCGATTCCCAACCGATACAGATGCGGAAATAGAGCTGTTACGCAGGCTGGCGATTGCTGCGGGTGCAGAGGGCGCGGCGGTATCCGAATGTTTTGCGCGTGGTGCAGAGGGAGGTATCGCGCTGGCAGAGGCAGTGCGGGATGTTTGTAAACAGTGCAACAGCCGGTTCCAACCTCTCTATTCCGTCGATGACTCTTTGCAGCAAAAGATAGAGACCATCGCCACGCAGGTGTACGGCGCGCAGGCGGTGCACTATGAGTCCGGAGTACGCCCACAGCTAAAGCAGTTCGAGAAGTGGGGGTTCCGCCATCTGCCCATCTGCTTTGCGAAGACGCAGTTCTCTTTATCTCACGAACCGGGCTTGAAAGGGGCTCCGAGTGGCTTCACCCTGCCGGTTTCGGAGGTGCAGCTGGCGGCGGGGGCAGGGTTTGTGCGCGTGCTGTGCGGGGACATCACGACCATGCCGGGATTACCGGCTGAGCCGGCTGCAAAACGTATGGATGTGGACCCCACCGGACAGGTGATGGGTGTGTCGTGGTAG
- a CDS encoding NAD(P)/FAD-dependent oxidoreductase → MSKRFVVIGGGSVGVFAAREAARWGAEVTLISEGEIGGRATWDSLVPSKVLLAAADTILDARHAAYRGVQVAVSDVRVGDLMERIRQRTHEWGAAQKALLEQAGVRIVYGVASFADAHTLKVQTPQGGEQQLGFDVALIASGSVPIFPPSMKPDGKRILAPRFMSSLSSLPERLIMVGGGVTGSEFAYLFRVLGSEVTVLTDMPRLLPRADEEVSQSLERAFEQMGIRVMLSSPVESVTATPSWVHVQLHDGRTFDATHAFIAIGRRADLSRLNLEAVGLQPTPQGVPVNEYLQSPVPHIYVAGDAAGAPFTVNRGWAQARVAVRHALGVPVEPFRPELVVEAVYTQPQVAQVGLTEAQAREQGLRVKVLRAHHADNLKAQLLGEREGFVKLVVEETTDRLLGGSAVGAHAADVLASLAVAMALGGTWETLASVYPAHPTLVELLTEAARG, encoded by the coding sequence ATGTCCAAACGTTTTGTGGTCATTGGTGGTGGTTCGGTAGGCGTGTTTGCCGCGCGGGAGGCGGCACGGTGGGGTGCGGAGGTAACGCTCATCAGTGAAGGTGAAATCGGCGGACGCGCCACGTGGGATAGTCTGGTTCCCAGCAAGGTGCTGCTGGCTGCGGCAGACACCATTTTGGATGCACGCCATGCGGCGTATCGTGGCGTGCAGGTTGCCGTCTCCGACGTGCGGGTTGGCGACCTGATGGAGCGTATCCGACAGCGTACGCACGAGTGGGGCGCGGCGCAGAAAGCGTTGCTGGAACAGGCGGGTGTGCGGATAGTGTACGGGGTCGCCTCTTTCGCCGATGCGCACACCCTGAAAGTGCAGACCCCGCAGGGAGGTGAACAGCAACTCGGCTTCGATGTTGCCCTCATAGCCTCTGGTTCCGTGCCCATCTTTCCCCCCAGCATGAAGCCCGATGGCAAACGTATCCTTGCTCCACGCTTCATGAGCAGCCTGTCCTCGTTGCCCGAACGGCTCATCATGGTAGGCGGAGGCGTTACGGGCAGTGAGTTTGCCTACCTGTTCCGCGTGTTGGGCTCGGAGGTGACGGTGCTAACCGACATGCCGCGCTTGCTGCCCCGCGCCGACGAGGAGGTTTCGCAATCGCTGGAGCGCGCCTTCGAGCAGATGGGCATTCGCGTCATGCTCTCTTCCCCGGTAGAAAGTGTGACGGCGACGCCCAGCTGGGTTCACGTGCAGCTGCACGACGGCAGGACGTTTGACGCCACCCACGCTTTCATCGCCATCGGCAGGCGTGCAGACCTGTCGCGCCTGAATCTGGAGGCGGTGGGCTTACAACCCACACCGCAGGGCGTCCCTGTGAACGAGTACCTGCAGTCCCCAGTGCCCCATATCTATGTCGCCGGTGACGCGGCTGGCGCGCCATTCACCGTGAACCGGGGGTGGGCTCAGGCACGGGTGGCGGTGCGTCATGCGCTGGGGGTGCCGGTAGAACCGTTCCGCCCGGAGCTGGTGGTGGAAGCGGTGTATACGCAGCCGCAGGTGGCGCAGGTTGGGCTGACGGAGGCACAGGCGCGGGAGCAGGGGCTCAGGGTCAAGGTGCTTCGTGCCCATCACGCCGACAACCTGAAGGCGCAGCTGCTGGGCGAGCGGGAAGGGTTCGTCAAACTGGTGGTAGAGGAAACCACCGACCGACTGCTGGGAGGCTCGGCAGTGGGCGCACATGCAGCAGACGTACTTGCGTCTCTGGCGGTGGCGATGGCACTGGGTGGAACGTGGGAGACTCTGGCTTCGGTCTATCCTGCCCATCCCACGCTGGTGGAACTGCTCACCGAGGCAGCAAGGGGGTAG
- a CDS encoding AAA family ATPase: MGTLYVIVNQKGGVGKTTTAVNVAAAIALANRRVLLVDVDPQGNATSGVGIEKNKLPSSIYHVLVDDLPVDEVVMRTSIDGLDIVPSTIDLAGAEIELMTRISREQVLKHALEPLKNRYDYIFVDTPPSLGLLTINCLTACEEAIVPIQCEYYALEGMSQLMRTIELVRRRLNPDLRIAHVLLTMKDPRLRLAQQVEEEVRGYFGDIVSPVVIPRNVRLSEAPSFGLPVVVYDPKSRGAEAYRQFAMEVMGDDAQRTG, translated from the coding sequence ATGGGCACGCTGTACGTGATTGTGAATCAAAAGGGTGGAGTGGGCAAGACCACCACGGCGGTCAACGTGGCAGCTGCTATCGCCCTGGCGAATCGCCGGGTTTTGCTGGTTGATGTGGACCCTCAGGGCAATGCGACCAGTGGGGTCGGCATTGAAAAGAACAAGTTGCCCAGCAGCATCTATCACGTGCTGGTAGACGATTTGCCTGTCGATGAAGTGGTGATGCGCACATCTATAGACGGGCTGGACATCGTGCCCTCCACAATAGACCTTGCAGGCGCAGAGATCGAGCTGATGACGCGCATCAGTCGGGAGCAAGTACTGAAGCACGCGCTGGAACCGTTGAAGAACAGGTATGACTATATCTTTGTAGACACTCCTCCGTCGCTGGGTCTGCTGACGATAAACTGTTTGACGGCATGTGAAGAGGCGATAGTACCCATTCAGTGCGAGTATTATGCCTTGGAGGGGATGTCGCAGCTGATGCGCACGATCGAACTCGTGCGTCGGCGTCTGAATCCGGACTTACGCATCGCTCATGTGTTGTTAACGATGAAGGACCCTCGTTTGCGGTTGGCTCAGCAGGTGGAGGAGGAAGTGCGGGGTTATTTTGGGGACATTGTTTCGCCCGTAGTGATTCCGCGCAATGTACGGTTGAGCGAGGCGCCCAGTTTTGGCTTACCGGTGGTGGTTTATGACCCGAAGTCGAGGGGTGCGGAGGCTTACCGGCAGTTTGCCATGGAGGTGATGGGGGATGATGCGCAGAGGACTGGGTAA
- the dnaK gene encoding molecular chaperone DnaK, whose translation MGKTVGIDLGTTNSVVAVMEGGEPVVIPNAEGSRLTPSVVAFTKTGERLVGAAAKRQAIINPDRTIISIKRKMGTRERIRIDDKEYTPEEISAMILQKLKADAEAYLGEKVDAAVITVPAYFNDAQRTATKNAGEIAGLKVLRIINEPTAASLAYGLDKKSNETILVFDLGGGTFDVSILEVGDGVFEVKATSGDTHLGGDDFDMRIVNWVADEFRKETGIDLRKDPQAMQRLREAAEKAKIELSSMVETEINLPFITADAEGPKHLLYKITRAKFEELTADLVERLKGPFYQALSDAKLDVKDIDEVILVGGATRMPCVQELVRKLSGKEPNKGVNPDEVVAIGAAIQAGVLGGEVKDVVLLDVTPLSLGIETLGGVFTKLIERNTTIPTRKSEIFTTAADGQTEVEIHVLQGEREMARDNKTLGRFHLTGIPPAPRGVPKIEVTFDIDANGILHVSAKDLGTGKQQAITITGSSNLTREEIDRMVKEAQAHAEEDRRRREEAEVRNQADSLAYQTERMLRDLGDRVPSDEKLRIEQAISDLRDAINKNDISLIRQRMEALQQESYRLSQRLYEQASQTYAGTGAQTGSSSSGSSGDGEVIDAEFKSE comes from the coding sequence ATGGGAAAGACAGTAGGGATAGACCTGGGAACCACCAACTCGGTCGTGGCGGTCATGGAAGGCGGCGAGCCAGTCGTTATCCCGAACGCCGAAGGCAGTCGACTGACGCCGTCGGTGGTGGCGTTCACCAAGACCGGTGAGCGACTGGTAGGCGCAGCCGCTAAACGGCAGGCGATTATCAACCCCGACCGCACCATCATCTCGATCAAACGCAAGATGGGTACGCGCGAGCGCATCCGCATCGACGATAAGGAGTACACGCCGGAAGAGATTTCGGCGATGATCCTGCAGAAGCTGAAGGCGGATGCGGAGGCGTACCTCGGCGAGAAGGTGGATGCTGCGGTCATCACCGTGCCAGCGTACTTCAACGACGCTCAGCGCACGGCGACCAAGAACGCGGGTGAAATCGCCGGGCTGAAGGTGCTGCGCATCATCAACGAGCCAACCGCCGCGTCCCTGGCGTACGGACTGGACAAGAAGTCCAACGAGACGATTCTGGTCTTTGACCTGGGTGGCGGTACCTTCGATGTGTCCATTCTGGAGGTGGGCGATGGCGTGTTCGAAGTGAAAGCCACCTCGGGCGATACGCACCTGGGTGGCGATGACTTCGACATGCGCATCGTCAACTGGGTGGCGGATGAGTTCAGGAAAGAGACGGGTATCGACCTGCGCAAGGACCCGCAGGCGATGCAGCGGTTGCGCGAAGCGGCGGAGAAGGCGAAGATCGAGCTCTCCAGCATGGTGGAGACCGAGATTAACCTGCCCTTCATCACCGCCGACGCCGAGGGTCCAAAGCACTTGCTTTACAAGATTACCCGTGCCAAGTTCGAGGAACTCACCGCCGATCTGGTGGAGCGGCTGAAGGGTCCGTTCTATCAGGCGTTGTCGGACGCCAAGCTGGACGTGAAGGATATCGACGAGGTGATCCTCGTCGGTGGCGCGACGCGCATGCCCTGTGTGCAGGAGCTGGTGCGCAAGCTGTCGGGCAAGGAGCCGAATAAGGGAGTGAACCCCGATGAGGTCGTCGCCATCGGTGCGGCGATTCAGGCGGGCGTGCTCGGCGGTGAAGTCAAAGATGTGGTGTTGCTGGACGTGACGCCGCTGTCGCTGGGTATCGAGACTCTGGGCGGCGTGTTCACCAAGCTCATCGAGCGCAACACCACCATCCCGACGCGCAAGAGCGAAATCTTCACCACCGCTGCCGACGGGCAGACGGAGGTGGAAATCCACGTGCTGCAGGGCGAGCGCGAGATGGCGCGTGACAACAAGACGCTGGGGCGGTTCCACCTGACCGGTATACCGCCTGCGCCGCGCGGGGTGCCCAAGATCGAGGTGACCTTTGACATCGACGCCAACGGTATCCTGCACGTCTCGGCGAAGGACCTGGGCACCGGCAAGCAGCAGGCGATTACCATCACCGGCTCCAGCAACCTGACGCGCGAGGAGATTGACCGTATGGTCAAAGAGGCGCAGGCGCACGCGGAAGAAGACCGCCGTCGCCGCGAGGAAGCCGAAGTACGCAACCAGGCGGACTCGCTGGCGTATCAGACCGAGCGCATGTTGCGCGACCTGGGCGACCGCGTGCCGTCGGACGAGAAACTGCGCATCGAGCAGGCAATCTCCGACCTGCGCGACGCCATCAACAAGAACGACATCAGCCTCATCCGGCAGCGGATGGAAGCCTTGCAGCAGGAGTCGTACCGCCTGTCGCAGAGGCTGTATGAACAGGCGTCGCAGACCTATGCTGGAACCGGCGCACAGACCGGTAGCAGCAGCTCCGGCTCATCCGGCGACGGCGAGGTCATCGACGCCGAGTTCAAGTCCGAGTAA
- a CDS encoding ParB/RepB/Spo0J family partition protein, producing MMRRGLGKGLSALIADVESAGEGSTEIPVALIVPNPDQPRRDMDGTSIEELAASIREHGVLQPVIVQPLPEGKYQLIAGERRWRAARLAGLSAIPAIVREVSEEERLELAIVENVQREDINVVEEAMAYRMLMERFGLTQEQVARKVGKSRVAVANTLRLLTLDAEIIEGLRQGKITEGHARALLMAPEGTRLDIYHRVLRLGWTVRETERAARAAGREKESGTPPGVSRETSAPDPHIIALEDTLRNTLATRVQIHCHNGRGTIEIHFYDMEDLSRIVDTITR from the coding sequence ATGATGCGCAGAGGACTGGGTAAGGGTTTGTCTGCACTGATTGCAGATGTGGAGAGCGCCGGCGAGGGATCAACGGAGATTCCGGTGGCTTTGATTGTGCCGAACCCGGACCAGCCACGACGTGATATGGACGGTACAAGCATCGAAGAACTGGCAGCGTCCATTCGTGAACACGGTGTGCTTCAGCCGGTTATTGTTCAGCCGCTCCCTGAGGGTAAGTACCAGCTGATAGCTGGAGAAAGACGGTGGCGTGCGGCACGGCTCGCGGGTCTGAGTGCGATTCCAGCGATTGTTCGCGAGGTAAGCGAAGAGGAGCGTCTGGAGCTGGCTATTGTAGAAAACGTGCAACGCGAGGACATTAACGTGGTTGAAGAGGCCATGGCGTATCGCATGTTGATGGAGCGATTCGGCCTTACACAGGAACAGGTGGCTCGAAAGGTGGGCAAGAGCCGCGTTGCGGTGGCGAACACTTTGCGTTTGCTAACACTGGATGCCGAGATTATAGAGGGCCTTCGGCAGGGAAAGATTACGGAGGGACACGCGCGCGCTTTACTCATGGCGCCGGAAGGGACAAGGCTGGACATTTACCACCGTGTCTTGCGATTGGGATGGACCGTGCGGGAGACTGAACGCGCGGCGCGTGCTGCCGGTCGGGAAAAGGAATCGGGCACTCCACCAGGTGTTTCACGTGAAACATCTGCGCCCGACCCTCATATCATCGCGCTGGAAGACACTCTGCGCAATACCCTCGCTACGCGCGTGCAAATACATTGCCACAACGGCAGGGGTACCATCGAAATCCATTTCTATGATATGGAGGACCTCTCCCGTATTGTCGATACCATCACGAGGTAG
- a CDS encoding polysaccharide biosynthesis tyrosine autokinase produces MSGERALLSRMLDILWRRRRYALTCFALVVLGTAAITFTARPVYRAKAVVQVEQPSGFVLRTDVFGAGFARVVPQEQAELMDTYSYKMLVDSVVTISHRSGILLSQYKNTEHVKSLFEGILCQTPNPVDTEGCILSRAAQIEGRKPGEPKDEDEFEQELSARLIEDTGLIELFAESTSPRRAQDAVNAAALVIVWQNEHVRKEEARNTVRFIRNQLEAPGGVKEQLNQADEKLASFKRKKQFLDAGEQMRALMLQMVEMSNRRWQGNLRLTDLRTRLAATRQRLGQEPSTVISPTIYENPTVQEIKKQLVTAEADLLSLQAQFTEEHPRVQSAIARVEALRERLRQEAARIESVQRLPNPVYQELYKSVALLSADIVGQEAQISALEQAMENIRKQMLAVPELEKQLTQLLRQRQALEKRYLFLVERLQEAELTQAVKLGNARIVDLAQLPGKRVKPRRIMNILMGMLLGALLAVGFSLLLEQLDRRLTSAQAASEWLNAPLLATIPALRDGANTPVLTEPVAVEAFRNLRANIRLASLPRSVPVLMVTSASDGEGKTFVSRHLAESMARSGRRVLLVDADLRQPMQHHLEDVAPSPGLTEFLLGEKTLDECVRATRMNNLWLLPSGSVSSGSPELLESASLQDMIAQLRSEYDTLILDAPPAGLFADARMLALHCDAILLVVQPGTTLRDEALRAVETVRAVPEARLLGIVANKVPVSINSRQSHHPSIRRRNS; encoded by the coding sequence GTGTCCGGTGAACGCGCCCTGTTATCGCGAATGTTAGACATCCTGTGGAGAAGGCGCAGATACGCGCTGACATGTTTCGCGCTGGTTGTGCTGGGTACCGCTGCCATCACTTTCACGGCACGTCCTGTCTATCGCGCGAAGGCGGTGGTGCAGGTCGAACAGCCTTCGGGCTTTGTACTGCGGACGGACGTCTTCGGTGCGGGTTTTGCTCGCGTGGTGCCTCAAGAGCAGGCGGAACTCATGGACACCTATTCTTATAAGATGCTTGTAGATTCCGTAGTCACTATATCGCACCGTAGCGGCATCCTACTGTCCCAATACAAAAATACAGAACACGTCAAGTCTCTTTTTGAAGGCATACTGTGCCAGACTCCGAATCCTGTGGACACGGAGGGATGTATTCTATCGCGCGCTGCTCAGATAGAGGGGCGCAAGCCCGGTGAACCCAAAGACGAAGATGAATTCGAGCAGGAGCTCAGCGCACGTTTGATAGAGGATACCGGTCTCATCGAACTGTTCGCCGAATCCACCTCACCGCGCCGCGCACAGGATGCCGTGAACGCAGCGGCACTGGTTATCGTCTGGCAAAACGAGCACGTGCGCAAGGAGGAGGCGCGGAACACCGTCCGCTTTATCCGTAACCAGCTGGAAGCGCCAGGAGGGGTAAAGGAACAATTAAATCAAGCCGACGAGAAACTGGCGTCTTTCAAGAGGAAAAAGCAGTTTCTGGACGCAGGGGAACAGATGCGCGCGCTGATGCTGCAGATGGTAGAGATGAGCAACCGACGCTGGCAGGGCAACCTGCGCCTGACCGACCTGCGTACGCGCCTGGCTGCCACGAGACAGAGGCTGGGGCAGGAACCTTCTACGGTCATTTCACCCACCATCTACGAAAACCCAACGGTGCAGGAAATCAAGAAGCAGCTCGTAACAGCGGAAGCGGACCTGCTGTCGCTGCAGGCACAGTTCACCGAAGAGCATCCTCGGGTGCAGTCCGCCATCGCTCGCGTGGAAGCACTGCGAGAGCGGCTCCGGCAAGAAGCGGCGCGCATCGAAAGCGTGCAGCGTTTGCCTAACCCTGTGTATCAAGAGTTATACAAAAGCGTTGCCTTGCTGTCCGCCGATATTGTGGGGCAAGAGGCACAGATAAGTGCACTCGAACAGGCGATGGAGAATATCCGGAAGCAGATGCTGGCAGTGCCAGAACTGGAAAAGCAACTGACCCAGCTGCTACGTCAACGACAGGCTCTGGAGAAACGTTACCTGTTCCTCGTAGAGCGATTGCAGGAGGCAGAACTCACGCAGGCGGTGAAGCTCGGCAACGCCCGCATCGTGGATCTGGCGCAGCTGCCGGGCAAGCGTGTCAAACCCCGACGAATCATGAACATCCTGATGGGCATGCTACTCGGTGCTTTGCTGGCAGTGGGCTTCTCTCTGTTGCTGGAGCAACTGGACCGTCGCCTTACCTCCGCGCAAGCGGCTTCAGAATGGCTGAACGCACCTCTGCTGGCTACCATTCCTGCGTTGCGTGACGGGGCAAACACCCCTGTGCTGACGGAGCCTGTTGCCGTTGAAGCGTTCCGTAACCTGCGCGCCAACATCCGGCTCGCGAGCCTCCCTCGTTCTGTGCCCGTGCTGATGGTCACCTCCGCGTCCGATGGCGAGGGCAAGACCTTTGTCTCCAGGCATCTGGCGGAAAGCATGGCGCGCTCGGGGCGGCGTGTTCTTCTGGTAGATGCCGACCTGCGTCAGCCGATGCAGCACCATCTTGAGGACGTGGCACCATCACCAGGACTCACCGAATTCCTTCTCGGCGAGAAGACACTGGATGAATGTGTTCGTGCCACGCGTATGAATAACCTCTGGCTGTTGCCGTCGGGGAGTGTTTCCTCTGGTTCACCCGAATTGCTGGAGAGTGCCAGCCTGCAGGATATGATAGCGCAGCTGCGAAGCGAATATGACACTCTTATCCTCGATGCACCACCAGCAGGACTGTTCGCCGACGCGCGAATGCTGGCTCTGCACTGCGATGCCATCCTGCTGGTCGTTCAGCCGGGCACCACTCTGCGCGACGAAGCTCTGCGTGCGGTAGAAACTGTCCGTGCTGTGCCGGAGGCAAGGCTGCTGGGCATTGTTGCCAACAAGGTGCCCGTCTCCATCAACAGCCGGCAGTCCCACCATCCTTCAATAAGGAGGCGCAACTCGTGA
- a CDS encoding bacteriohemerythrin — MSFMSWQTDYQIGVAEIDNQHRRLVEMVNSLHEAMKSGTGKTLVPKILNDLVEYTVSHFSTEERFMQETRYPEYPLHKRQHEELTRQVLQIRAQIDSGSPVNTIGVMNFLKNWLVNHILGSDKKLG, encoded by the coding sequence ATGTCGTTCATGAGTTGGCAAACAGACTACCAGATTGGTGTGGCGGAGATAGATAACCAGCACCGGCGTCTGGTAGAAATGGTGAACTCTCTCCATGAAGCAATGAAGTCCGGTACAGGCAAAACGCTCGTCCCCAAAATACTGAATGATTTGGTGGAGTATACGGTGTCTCACTTCAGCACGGAAGAGCGTTTTATGCAGGAGACCCGTTATCCTGAGTATCCTCTGCACAAACGCCAGCACGAGGAGCTGACACGACAGGTTCTGCAGATTAGGGCACAGATAGACAGCGGCAGCCCTGTGAACACAATAGGGGTCATGAACTTCCTGAAGAACTGGCTGGTCAACCACATCCTTGGTTCCGACAAGAAGCTGGGTTAG